From Saccharothrix espanaensis DSM 44229, the proteins below share one genomic window:
- a CDS encoding NAD(P)-dependent oxidoreductase has product METGSDRAGAGKRVCVVGASGKLGQYLVRHALDRGYEVVGVCREQSVPKLAGFEGRITVVPGPTNDRSVIARAVDGCDAVLTVLVPWGRDHYASGTAQAVLDHARPGARLVFSCGWHISRDGQDVYSRGFKVYAAVFGRLAKLAGVVDVDDQVDACRRVFASDTAWTVVRGSDLEEGESQGLPVWSGHVGDPVLASNLTRRVDYSRFMVEAVEDDTLVHQAPAVVGRLTPSALAHAERTGP; this is encoded by the coding sequence GTGGAGACGGGTTCGGACAGAGCCGGTGCGGGCAAGAGGGTGTGCGTGGTCGGCGCGTCCGGGAAGCTTGGTCAGTACCTGGTGCGCCACGCACTGGACCGGGGGTACGAGGTCGTGGGCGTGTGCCGCGAGCAGAGCGTGCCCAAGCTCGCCGGGTTCGAGGGGCGGATCACCGTCGTACCCGGGCCGACGAACGACCGCTCGGTCATCGCGCGGGCGGTGGACGGCTGCGACGCCGTGCTGACCGTGCTGGTGCCGTGGGGGCGCGACCACTACGCGTCCGGCACGGCGCAGGCCGTGCTCGACCACGCACGTCCGGGCGCACGCCTGGTGTTCTCGTGCGGCTGGCACATCAGCCGTGACGGCCAGGACGTGTACTCCCGCGGCTTCAAGGTGTACGCGGCGGTGTTCGGCCGGCTGGCGAAGCTCGCCGGGGTCGTGGACGTCGACGACCAGGTGGACGCCTGCCGCCGGGTCTTCGCCAGCGACACCGCGTGGACGGTCGTGCGCGGCAGTGACCTGGAGGAGGGCGAGAGCCAGGGCCTGCCGGTGTGGAGCGGGCACGTGGGCGATCCGGTTCTCGCGAGCAACCTGACCCGGCGCGTGGACTACTCCCGTTTCATGGTCGAAGCGGTCGAGGACGACACCCTGGTCCACCAGGCCCCGGCCGTCGTCGGCAGGCTCACCCCCTCGGCGCTGGCCCACGCCGAGCGGACCGGCCCGTGA
- a CDS encoding DUF4386 domain-containing protein, whose amino-acid sequence MRTPRTLARVTGVLYLLVAVFTGFAGVVNTSVVVEGDAAATADNIRASAGLYRLGFVSELVGAVAFLLTGMALYLLLRHVDRFVAAALVVFVAVGVALQTLNLLNQKTALTLAVGGADAGSDRLTALFAEMQRDGYLIAQTYFGLWLLPLGYLVLKSDYFPRPLGVLLMAGCCGHLVDVFGRFLAPGFGAAVSPFALAAAAVAELSFIGWLLIKAVPGSPVPD is encoded by the coding sequence GTGAGGACGCCCCGGACGCTCGCCCGGGTCACGGGCGTGCTGTACCTGCTCGTCGCGGTGTTCACCGGCTTCGCCGGCGTGGTGAACACGAGCGTCGTCGTGGAGGGCGACGCGGCGGCGACGGCCGACAACATCCGCGCGTCGGCGGGCCTGTACCGCCTCGGGTTCGTCAGCGAACTGGTGGGAGCGGTGGCTTTCCTGCTCACCGGCATGGCCCTGTACCTGCTGCTGAGGCACGTCGACAGGTTCGTGGCCGCCGCGCTGGTCGTCTTCGTCGCGGTCGGCGTCGCGCTGCAGACCCTCAACCTGCTCAACCAGAAGACGGCGCTCACCCTCGCGGTGGGCGGGGCCGACGCCGGTTCCGACCGGCTCACCGCGCTGTTCGCCGAGATGCAGCGCGACGGGTACCTCATCGCCCAGACGTACTTCGGCCTGTGGCTGCTCCCGCTGGGCTACCTGGTGCTGAAGTCGGACTACTTCCCCCGGCCGTTGGGCGTCCTGCTGATGGCCGGGTGCTGCGGCCACCTCGTGGACGTGTTCGGGCGCTTCCTGGCCCCCGGTTTCGGCGCGGCCGTCTCGCCGTTCGCGCTGGCCGCGGCGGCGGTCGCGGAACTCTCGTTCATCGGGTGGCTGCTGATCAAGGCGGTGCCCGGCTCACCGGTACCCGACTGA
- a CDS encoding S1C family serine protease, with protein MDRHLVTRIGVGVACAAVIAGCTPGDTASTGGAQATTIEASAAASSLEQGYEQVVHDTLPSVVQINTEDGLGSGVLYDDKGHIVTNAHVVGRETRFQVSFANDSTPRSATLVASHPPEDLAVIKVDGSLPSSPAKFGDSGRLRVGQLVLAMGNPLGLSSSVSNGIVSALGRTVAEPASAASPGTTIADMIQTSAAINPGNSGGALVDMSGAVIGIPTLAATDQQLGGAAPGIGFAISVNTVKRIADQIIRDGKVTESGRAALGITGRTVIDRSRKEVGVGVVTVVDGGAAQKAGIRAGDVITEVGDTATPAIAELNRVLAARKPGDRVPVEVLRGTGNTTIDVVLGEL; from the coding sequence GTGGACCGACACCTGGTGACGCGGATCGGCGTGGGCGTGGCGTGCGCGGCCGTGATCGCGGGCTGCACGCCCGGCGACACCGCGAGCACCGGCGGCGCCCAGGCGACCACGATCGAGGCGTCGGCGGCGGCGAGTTCGCTGGAGCAGGGCTACGAGCAGGTCGTGCACGACACCCTGCCGTCCGTCGTGCAGATCAACACCGAGGACGGCCTGGGCTCGGGCGTGCTCTACGACGACAAGGGCCACATCGTCACCAACGCGCACGTCGTCGGCCGGGAGACCCGGTTCCAGGTGTCGTTCGCCAACGACAGCACGCCCCGGTCGGCGACCCTGGTGGCCAGTCACCCGCCGGAGGACCTGGCGGTGATCAAGGTGGACGGGTCGCTGCCGTCGTCACCGGCGAAGTTCGGCGACTCCGGCCGGTTGCGGGTCGGGCAGCTGGTGCTCGCGATGGGCAACCCGCTCGGCCTGTCCAGCAGCGTGTCCAACGGGATCGTCTCGGCGCTGGGCCGCACGGTCGCCGAGCCCGCGAGCGCCGCCTCCCCCGGCACGACCATCGCCGACATGATCCAGACCTCCGCCGCCATCAACCCCGGCAACAGCGGCGGCGCGCTGGTGGACATGTCGGGCGCGGTCATCGGCATCCCGACCCTGGCCGCCACCGACCAGCAGCTGGGCGGCGCGGCGCCCGGGATCGGGTTCGCCATCTCGGTCAACACGGTCAAGCGCATCGCCGACCAGATCATCCGGGACGGCAAGGTCACCGAGTCCGGCCGCGCCGCGCTGGGCATCACCGGCCGCACCGTGATCGACCGCAGCCGCAAGGAGGTCGGCGTCGGCGTGGTCACGGTGGTCGACGGCGGTGCCGCGCAGAAGGCGGGCATCCGCGCCGGTGACGTGATCACGGAGGTGGGCGACACCGCCACCCCGGCCATCGCCGAGCTGAACCGGGTCCTGGCGGCCCGCAAACCGGGCGACCGGGTCCCGGTGGAAGTGCTGCGCGGCACCGGGAACACCACGATCGACGTGGTGCTCGGCGAACTCTGA
- a CDS encoding macrolide family glycosyltransferase: MPAHILFLSAPAYGHVYPTLTIAEALARRGHRVGYAVTEHFAADVERSGLELLRYNDVLSAIPAAVGPRADTAEIVLACMEFYLEGLRQVSDVEGLVDAPPDLVVFDPMMYGAAAVLGREWGVPTVLTHPNLAFNDTFDWPALRRRELLVGEREAAAARIEAGLAALFAEHGVDERELNAPTDLALVFVPREFQPHADSFGGNYAFVGPCVDGTVFGGTWEPPAGGRPVLFISLGTVHNQRPDFFRLFAGAFGDLDWHVVVTLGVPEHDGDLGDLPPNFEVHPWVPQLAVLEHAAVFLSNGGLGGVMSALRAGTPLLLAPEVAEQDMDAQRVVELGLGRLVDLDGIAPDDLRQAVLDLAADREIATAVTRMRDHVHAAGGTSRAADAIEARLDRRWCVDHERSPGGGHTA; this comes from the coding sequence ATGCCCGCACACATCCTGTTCCTCAGCGCGCCCGCGTACGGCCACGTCTACCCGACGCTGACCATCGCCGAGGCGCTGGCCCGGCGCGGCCACCGGGTCGGCTACGCCGTGACGGAGCACTTCGCGGCCGACGTCGAGCGGTCCGGGCTGGAGCTGCTGCGCTACAACGACGTCCTGAGCGCCATCCCGGCGGCGGTCGGTCCGCGTGCCGACACCGCCGAGATCGTGCTGGCGTGCATGGAGTTCTACCTCGAAGGGCTGCGCCAGGTGTCCGATGTGGAGGGTCTGGTCGACGCGCCGCCCGACCTCGTCGTGTTCGACCCGATGATGTACGGCGCGGCGGCCGTGCTGGGCCGCGAGTGGGGCGTGCCGACCGTGCTGACGCACCCGAACCTGGCGTTCAACGACACGTTCGACTGGCCCGCGCTGCGCCGCCGCGAGCTGCTGGTGGGCGAGCGGGAGGCGGCGGCGGCCCGGATCGAGGCGGGCCTGGCCGCGCTGTTCGCCGAGCACGGCGTCGACGAGCGGGAGCTCAACGCCCCGACCGACCTGGCCCTGGTGTTCGTGCCGCGCGAGTTCCAGCCGCACGCGGACTCCTTCGGCGGGAACTACGCGTTCGTCGGGCCGTGCGTCGACGGGACGGTGTTCGGCGGCACGTGGGAACCGCCGGCGGGCGGCAGGCCGGTGCTGTTCATCTCGCTGGGCACCGTGCACAACCAGCGCCCGGACTTCTTCCGCCTGTTCGCCGGGGCCTTCGGCGACCTGGACTGGCACGTCGTGGTCACCCTGGGCGTCCCGGAGCACGACGGCGACCTCGGTGACCTGCCGCCGAACTTCGAGGTCCACCCGTGGGTGCCGCAGTTGGCGGTGCTGGAGCACGCCGCGGTGTTCCTGTCCAACGGCGGCTTGGGCGGCGTGATGTCGGCCCTGCGCGCCGGCACGCCCCTCCTGCTCGCACCGGAGGTCGCCGAACAGGACATGGACGCGCAGCGCGTGGTCGAACTCGGCCTGGGCCGCCTGGTAGACCTCGACGGCATCGCCCCCGACGACCTGCGCCAAGCCGTCCTGGACCTGGCAGCCGACCGCGAGATCGCCACCGCCGTCACCCGGATGCGCGACCACGTCCACGCCGCCGGCGGCACGTCCCGCGCGGCCGACGCCATCGAGGCCCGACTGGACCGCCGGTGGTGCGTCGACCACGAACGTTCACCAGGTGGGGGACATACCGCGTGA
- a CDS encoding DegT/DnrJ/EryC1/StrS family aminotransferase: MTTALGALAVHGGVPVRTRPFPVATNAAGRTFGREERAAVDAVLADGRLNAVGGTRVAGLEAAMARLHGVAAAVACSSGTAALHMAIGALNPDPGDEVITTPVTDFGTIIAILAQNAVPVFADVDPLTGNLDPDSVRRCLSDRTRAIVAVHLLGAPAPVAELAGFGVPVVEDCAQALLTETPEGLAGTVGAVGCFSLQQYKHITCGDGGLAVTSDPALARALRLFGDKGRPRDSATREHLSFGMNYRMTELQGAVAGVQLQRLPGVVARRRASARRLAAALRDLPGVRLPDQRGHSFWSFPLVVADGNDRWARALRAEGIPAEGRLFERPAYRTAVLESGRIYGGSRFPLSSPPARHDWSYPPGLCPVAERLLGQTLLVLFWNENYTDEDVDDIAAAVRKVHAALT; this comes from the coding sequence ATGACCACGGCGCTGGGCGCGCTGGCCGTGCACGGCGGCGTGCCGGTCCGCACCCGCCCGTTCCCGGTCGCCACGAACGCGGCCGGGCGCACGTTCGGCCGGGAGGAGCGCGCGGCCGTGGACGCCGTGCTGGCCGACGGCCGGCTCAACGCCGTGGGCGGCACGCGGGTCGCCGGGCTGGAAGCGGCGATGGCCCGGCTGCACGGCGTGGCCGCCGCGGTGGCGTGCAGCTCGGGCACCGCCGCGCTGCACATGGCGATCGGCGCGCTGAACCCCGACCCCGGCGACGAGGTGATCACCACGCCGGTCACCGACTTCGGCACGATCATCGCGATCCTCGCCCAGAACGCGGTGCCGGTGTTCGCCGACGTCGACCCGCTGACCGGCAACCTCGACCCGGACTCGGTGCGGCGCTGCCTGTCCGACCGGACCCGCGCCATCGTGGCCGTCCACCTGCTCGGCGCGCCCGCCCCGGTGGCGGAGCTGGCCGGCTTCGGCGTCCCGGTGGTCGAGGACTGCGCCCAGGCGCTGCTCACCGAGACCCCCGAGGGCCTGGCCGGCACGGTCGGTGCCGTCGGCTGCTTCAGCCTCCAGCAGTACAAGCACATCACCTGCGGCGACGGCGGCCTGGCCGTCACCTCCGACCCGGCGCTGGCCCGCGCCCTGCGGCTGTTCGGCGACAAGGGCCGGCCGCGCGACTCGGCGACCCGCGAGCACCTGTCGTTCGGGATGAACTACCGGATGACCGAGTTGCAGGGCGCGGTCGCGGGCGTCCAGCTCCAGCGGCTGCCCGGGGTGGTGGCGCGGCGGCGGGCGTCGGCGCGCCGGCTCGCGGCGGCGTTGCGCGACCTGCCGGGCGTGCGGCTGCCCGACCAGCGCGGCCACAGCTTCTGGTCGTTCCCGCTGGTCGTCGCGGACGGCAACGACCGGTGGGCGCGGGCGCTGCGGGCCGAGGGGATCCCGGCCGAGGGCCGGCTGTTCGAGCGGCCGGCCTACCGCACCGCCGTGCTGGAGTCCGGCCGGATCTACGGCGGCTCCCGGTTCCCGCTGTCCAGCCCGCCCGCCCGGCACGACTGGAGCTACCCGCCCGGCCTGTGCCCGGTCGCCGAGCGGCTGCTCGGGCAGACCCTGCTCGTCCTGTTCTGGAACGAGAACTACACCGACGAGGACGTCGACGACATCGCCGCGGCCGTGCGCAAGGTGCACGCCGCCCTCACCTGA
- a CDS encoding cytochrome P450, which produces MATEHGLTAIPTERTCPFDPPAPLGLLRAQRTVAPFTFPDGHEGWIATGHAAVRTVLTDPRFSHRADLVRPTLAMDRVEIPEVLPGMFTRLDPPEHTRYRRLLGPEFTPRRLAPLVPRIEQIAEEHLEAMVDHGSPVDLVRAFALPLPSLVMCEILGLPYSEHERFQHDSEVLFDLSASEQDTVAAWTSMLDFLTSAVADKRDHPADDLLGRLVADGSCTDGELVTVAMILLMAGHETTSNTLALGTFALLENPAQRAALLADPDTAVEELLRYLTVSHIGPVRTALEDVEVAGRLVRAGQSVTLSLAAANRDPARYDRPDELDLTRDATGHLAFGGGVHLCTGLQLARIELRTALTALFRRFPDLRLAVPAAEVPLRTTMVVYGVHALPVAWA; this is translated from the coding sequence ATGGCAACCGAGCACGGCCTGACCGCGATTCCGACCGAGCGCACGTGCCCGTTCGACCCGCCCGCGCCGCTGGGGCTGCTGCGCGCCCAGCGGACCGTCGCCCCGTTCACCTTCCCCGACGGGCACGAGGGGTGGATCGCCACCGGGCACGCGGCGGTCCGGACGGTGCTCACCGACCCGCGCTTCAGCCACCGCGCCGACCTGGTGCGGCCGACGCTGGCGATGGACCGGGTGGAGATCCCCGAGGTGCTGCCGGGCATGTTCACCCGGCTCGACCCGCCCGAGCACACCAGGTACCGCAGGTTGCTCGGCCCGGAGTTCACCCCGCGCCGGCTCGCGCCGCTGGTGCCCCGGATCGAGCAGATCGCCGAGGAGCACCTGGAGGCGATGGTCGACCACGGCTCCCCGGTCGACCTGGTGCGCGCCTTCGCGCTGCCGCTGCCGTCGCTGGTGATGTGCGAGATCCTCGGCCTGCCCTACTCCGAGCACGAGCGGTTCCAGCACGACTCCGAGGTCCTGTTCGACCTGAGCGCCTCCGAGCAGGACACCGTCGCCGCGTGGACGTCGATGCTGGACTTCCTCACCAGCGCCGTCGCGGACAAGCGCGACCACCCGGCCGACGACCTGCTGGGCCGGCTCGTCGCCGACGGGAGCTGCACCGACGGCGAACTGGTCACCGTCGCGATGATCCTGCTGATGGCCGGGCACGAGACCACCTCGAACACCCTCGCGCTGGGCACGTTCGCGCTGCTGGAGAACCCGGCGCAGCGGGCCGCGCTGCTCGCAGACCCGGACACCGCCGTCGAGGAGCTGCTGCGCTACCTCACGGTCAGCCACATCGGCCCGGTGCGCACCGCGCTGGAGGACGTCGAGGTGGCCGGCCGGCTGGTCCGGGCCGGGCAGTCGGTCACCCTGTCGCTGGCCGCGGCCAACCGCGACCCGGCCCGCTACGACCGGCCCGACGAGCTGGACCTGACCCGCGACGCCACCGGCCACCTCGCGTTCGGCGGCGGCGTGCACCTGTGCACGGGGCTGCAACTGGCCCGCATCGAGCTGCGCACGGCGTTGACCGCGCTGTTCCGCCGGTTCCCGGACCTGCGCCTGGCGGTGCCCGCGGCCGAGGTCCCGTTGCGCACCACCATGGTCGTCTACGGGGTGCACGCACTCCCGGTGGCCTGGGCATGA
- a CDS encoding nSTAND1 domain-containing NTPase, translating into MPRRERPLDDGDDALLRFAAGLRAVRERAGSPPYRELARRAHYSAGTLSDAAGGRRLPSLPVTLGYVRACGGDVAEWERRWHDLASAAPAGDPADSPYAGLAAYEEADSARFFGRDGLVRDVLDGLAEHRLLAVFGVSGAGKSSLLRAGVLPRARAAGPALLLTPGANPLWETASHLQQVTGRDHGDLLRALADDPAALAGIAAEVLADQPAETDLLLVVDQFEEVFTLCGDPVRRSAFIEALLCATAGQDSRCRVVLGVRADFYHHCVADPRLAEALAGGHVVVGPMTGDELSQAISRPAVAVGGTVEGVLLARIVADATGQPGMLPLVSHALLETWRRRRGNALTLAGYEAAGGIHGAIAQTAERVFTGLDPDRQRRAQRLLLRLTTLGEGVEDGKRRVRRDELGDDPDLAVVLDALVGARLVTVDRDTVEIAHEALLRNWPRLRGWLAEDRAGLRVHHQLTEATAAWEAVGRDPGALYRGVRLAVAAEWAHGREDGLTAREKSFLDTSSSTELRDHALHVRRVRQLRVLTAALSVLLVVSAAITFVVVRQGSEVVRQGRIADSQRLAAEAGALAGRDVPAALRKSLEAYGSDPTAEARSAVLSLASRHDYDAVLPAPFDVAAEQAFTPDSRLLAAPGGPGRVELWDVAARDRVDEVVGDFGQVLTPAFGPDGARLALGDADGRIVVWDVAGRSVVARGNAGGQVRRIRFSPDGRVLATSGATGTRLWSADRVDPVAVLSGGGDVAFTADGRVVFVDDAGRVAFWRDGAVVGVVDAGSPTSLAVSRDGRTLATAGAGRAVVLWDVPTGGRVAELGHVDSVLRVAFDAAGERLVSVDVGGDVFVWDVRQRAKLGQLVRSENHKVVGAVFSPDSRYLVGSSTGGSTLLWDRARLPFLGHVDTVSGIAFHPDGRTLVSSGADGGLVLWDRATRTPLATSPGSGTSSLDTRGPVVSPDGALVATAHRGEVVLRDAASLAPTAVVIAGAQGHVVEKLVFSPDSRTLAMIVDGRAVRLHDVRTGEHRDVPAESALDLDYRPDGTGLAVGTAAGKVLLWSASGERRGELAIDDGQVTSVEYSPDGTRLTAAAYREGTGRVVIWDTGTGARTGELTDPTAQFGFLVFSPDGRLLASLGHNDTVALWDVATGTRWATLSGHTATVTDLAWSPDGAVLASVGRDRTITTWTTDTTAAVTALCTTLAVDFRGSQPRPALCDG; encoded by the coding sequence GTGCCACGTCGGGAACGACCGCTGGACGACGGAGACGACGCCCTGCTGCGGTTCGCGGCCGGGTTGCGCGCGGTGCGGGAACGGGCCGGCTCGCCGCCGTACCGGGAGCTGGCCAGGCGCGCCCACTACTCGGCCGGGACGCTGTCCGACGCCGCCGGCGGGCGCAGGCTGCCGAGCCTGCCGGTGACCCTGGGCTACGTCCGGGCGTGCGGCGGCGACGTGGCCGAGTGGGAGCGGCGCTGGCACGACCTGGCCTCGGCCGCGCCCGCCGGCGACCCCGCCGACTCCCCGTACGCGGGGCTGGCCGCCTACGAGGAGGCCGACAGCGCGCGCTTCTTCGGCCGTGACGGGCTGGTCCGCGACGTGCTGGACGGGCTGGCCGAGCACCGGCTGCTGGCCGTGTTCGGGGTGTCCGGCGCGGGCAAGTCGTCGCTGCTGCGAGCCGGCGTGCTGCCCCGGGCGCGGGCCGCGGGACCGGCGCTGCTGCTCACGCCGGGCGCGAACCCGTTGTGGGAGACCGCCTCGCACCTTCAGCAGGTGACCGGCCGCGACCACGGCGACCTGCTGCGGGCGCTGGCCGACGACCCGGCCGCGCTGGCCGGGATCGCCGCCGAGGTGCTCGCCGACCAGCCCGCCGAGACCGACCTGCTGCTGGTGGTGGACCAGTTCGAGGAGGTCTTCACGCTGTGCGGCGACCCGGTGCGGCGTTCGGCGTTCATCGAGGCCCTGCTGTGCGCCACGGCCGGGCAGGACAGCCGGTGCCGCGTCGTGCTCGGCGTGCGCGCCGACTTCTACCACCACTGCGTCGCCGACCCGAGGCTGGCCGAGGCGCTGGCCGGCGGGCACGTGGTCGTGGGGCCGATGACCGGCGACGAGCTGTCGCAGGCGATCAGCCGGCCCGCGGTGGCCGTCGGCGGCACCGTCGAGGGCGTCCTGCTGGCCCGGATCGTCGCCGACGCCACCGGTCAGCCGGGGATGCTGCCGCTGGTCTCGCACGCCCTGCTGGAGACGTGGCGAAGGCGGCGCGGCAACGCGCTGACGCTGGCCGGGTACGAGGCCGCCGGCGGCATCCACGGCGCGATCGCGCAGACCGCCGAACGCGTCTTCACCGGCCTCGACCCCGACCGGCAGCGCCGGGCCCAACGGCTGCTGCTGCGCCTGACCACGCTCGGCGAAGGCGTCGAGGACGGCAAGCGCCGGGTGCGCCGCGACGAACTGGGCGACGACCCGGACCTGGCCGTCGTGCTCGACGCGCTGGTGGGCGCGCGCCTGGTCACCGTGGACCGCGACACGGTCGAGATCGCGCACGAGGCGTTGCTGCGCAACTGGCCACGGCTGCGCGGCTGGCTCGCCGAGGACCGCGCCGGTCTGCGGGTGCACCACCAGTTGACCGAGGCCACCGCCGCGTGGGAGGCCGTCGGCCGCGATCCCGGCGCGCTGTACCGGGGCGTGCGGCTCGCGGTCGCCGCCGAGTGGGCGCACGGTCGGGAGGACGGCCTGACCGCCCGCGAGAAGTCCTTCCTGGACACCAGTTCCAGCACCGAGCTGCGCGACCACGCGCTGCACGTGCGGCGCGTCCGGCAGCTGCGGGTGCTGACCGCCGCCCTGTCGGTGCTGCTCGTGGTCTCGGCGGCGATCACGTTCGTGGTCGTGCGGCAGGGCTCGGAGGTGGTGCGGCAGGGGCGGATCGCGGACTCCCAGCGGCTGGCCGCCGAAGCCGGCGCGCTGGCCGGGCGGGACGTGCCCGCCGCCCTGCGCAAGAGCCTGGAGGCCTACGGGAGCGACCCGACCGCCGAGGCCCGCAGCGCGGTGCTCAGCCTCGCCTCCCGGCACGACTACGACGCCGTGCTGCCCGCGCCGTTCGACGTGGCCGCCGAGCAGGCGTTCACCCCGGACAGCAGGCTGCTGGCCGCGCCGGGCGGGCCGGGCCGGGTCGAGCTGTGGGACGTCGCCGCGCGGGACCGGGTGGACGAGGTCGTCGGCGACTTCGGCCAGGTGCTGACCCCGGCGTTCGGCCCGGACGGCGCGCGGCTCGCGCTCGGTGACGCCGACGGGCGGATCGTCGTGTGGGACGTGGCCGGGCGGTCGGTCGTGGCCCGCGGGAACGCCGGGGGACAGGTGCGGCGAATCCGGTTCAGCCCGGACGGCCGGGTGCTGGCGACCTCCGGCGCGACCGGGACCCGGCTGTGGAGCGCCGACCGGGTCGACCCGGTCGCGGTGCTGTCCGGCGGCGGCGACGTGGCGTTCACCGCCGACGGGCGGGTGGTGTTCGTCGACGACGCCGGCCGGGTGGCGTTCTGGCGGGACGGCGCGGTGGTCGGCGTGGTCGACGCGGGCTCGCCGACGTCGCTCGCGGTCAGCCGGGACGGCCGCACGCTGGCCACCGCCGGGGCCGGCCGGGCGGTGGTCCTGTGGGACGTCCCGACCGGTGGGCGGGTCGCCGAGCTCGGCCACGTGGACAGCGTCCTGCGGGTGGCGTTCGACGCGGCCGGTGAGCGGCTGGTGTCGGTGGACGTCGGCGGCGACGTGTTCGTGTGGGACGTGCGGCAGCGCGCCAAGCTCGGGCAGCTGGTGCGCAGCGAGAACCACAAGGTGGTCGGCGCGGTGTTCAGCCCGGACAGCCGCTACCTGGTGGGCAGCAGCACCGGCGGCAGCACGCTGCTGTGGGACCGGGCGCGGCTGCCGTTCCTCGGGCACGTCGACACGGTCAGCGGCATCGCGTTCCACCCCGACGGCCGCACCCTGGTCAGCAGCGGCGCGGACGGCGGGCTGGTGCTGTGGGACCGCGCGACCCGCACGCCGCTGGCGACCTCGCCGGGCTCGGGCACGTCCTCGCTGGACACCCGCGGCCCGGTGGTCAGCCCGGACGGCGCGCTGGTCGCCACCGCGCACCGCGGCGAGGTCGTCCTGCGCGACGCCGCCTCGCTCGCGCCGACCGCCGTGGTGATCGCCGGTGCGCAGGGGCACGTCGTGGAGAAGCTGGTGTTCAGCCCGGACTCGCGGACGTTGGCGATGATCGTGGACGGCCGCGCCGTGCGCTTGCACGACGTGCGGACCGGCGAGCACCGCGACGTGCCCGCCGAGTCGGCCCTCGACCTCGACTACCGGCCGGACGGGACGGGCCTCGCGGTGGGCACGGCGGCCGGGAAGGTCCTGCTGTGGAGCGCGTCGGGCGAGCGCCGGGGCGAGCTGGCCATCGACGACGGCCAGGTCACGTCGGTCGAGTACAGCCCCGACGGCACCCGCCTGACCGCCGCCGCCTACCGCGAGGGGACCGGCCGGGTGGTCATCTGGGACACCGGGACCGGCGCGCGCACCGGAGAGCTGACCGACCCGACCGCGCAGTTCGGGTTCCTGGTGTTCAGCCCGGACGGCCGGCTGCTGGCCTCACTGGGCCACAACGACACGGTGGCCCTCTGGGACGTGGCGACCGGCACCCGCTGGGCCACCCTCTCGGGCCACACCGCGACCGTCACCGACCTGGCGTGGAGCCCGGACGGCGCGGTCCTGGCCAGCGTCGGCAGGGACCGGACGATCACCACCTGGACCACCGACACGACCGCCGCCGTGACCGCGCTGTGCACCACGCTGGCGGTCGACTTCCGGGGCTCCCAGCCCCGCCCGGCGCTCTGCGACGGCTAG